A part of Aspergillus flavus chromosome 1, complete sequence genomic DNA contains:
- a CDS encoding helix-loop-helix DNA-binding domain protein (conserved hypothetical protein), whose protein sequence is MPSAQPPASLASSSSETSCSPGPGIINTTDDRNDRSSSTPTASSSKHAGSSSAQDKEKPRLTEQEKKNNHIASEQKRRAAIREGFDRLTELVPGLEGQGRSESIVLRKTVDFIHMQLQERQELIAEIERRGGRIDDTFRS, encoded by the coding sequence ATGCCGTCTGCACAACCACCAGCATCCCTCgcttccagctcttctgaGACCTCGTGCTCTCCCGGTCCAGGAATTATTAACACGACCGACGACCGCAATGACCGTTCTTCATCTACCCCCACCGCTTCATCATCCAAGCATGCCGGCTCAAGCAGCGCCCAGGACAAGGAGAAACCGCGACTGacagagcaagaaaagaagaacaatcaCATTGCATCCGAACAAAAGCGCCGTGCAGCAATTCGCGAGGGCTTCGATCGCCTGACGGAGCTAGTTCCGGGCCTGGAAGGCCAGGGCCGAAGCGAAAGCATTGTGCTGAGAAAGACGGTGGATTTCATTCACATGCAACTGCAGGAGAGACAGGAACTCATAGCTGAAATTGAGCGCAGAGGTGGTCGCATTGACGATACGTTTCGGTCGTGA
- a CDS encoding putative nucleic acid-binding protein (acetylserotonin methytransferase-like protein, putative): protein MSDSKAALLSQSEPIDPPPAYDATDNKPPARTPLPRPPPLSLPVLNELRSKRVILASQSPRRRQIMSHLGLPNLEIIPSNAEEDFPKTMEPFEYVLATATKKAQAVYEQEIMNEEKGEPALILAADTIVVDSATGTILEKPRSEAQHLAMLKSLRDNRDHKVFTAMAAMAPLVSARQPGYALETALEETRVRFDGEVTDELILAYVRTREGADKAGGYGLQGLGSILVESIEGSWDNVVGLPLKSALKLIETVVEKADDDDRLSGGLEEELEEESD, encoded by the coding sequence ATGTCCGACTCAAAAGCCGCTCTCCTCTCGCAATCCGAACCCATCGACCCCCCACCAGCCTACGATGCAACAGACAACAAGCCACCAGCACGCACACCCCTCCCCCGCCCACCACCGCTCTCCCTCCCGGTGCTCAACGAGCTCCGCAGCAAGCGAGTCATCCTCGCCTCCCAATCCCCACGCCGCAGACAAATCATGTCCCACCTCGGCCTGCCTAATCTAGAGATCATCCCGTCCAACGCAGAAGAGGATTTCCCTAAGACAATGGAGCCATTTGAGTACGTGCTTGCCACGGCTACGAAGAAGGCGCAAGCGGTCTACGAACAGGAGATCATGAATGAGGAGAAGGGCGAGCCGGCGCTGATTCTCGCGGCGGACACCATCGTCGTGGATTCGGCTACTGGGACGATTCTTGAGAAGCCGCGCTCCGAGGCGCAGCATCTTGCCATGTTGAAGTCGTTACGGGATAACCGTGACCATAAGGTGTTTACGGCCATGGCGGCTATGGCGCCGTTGGTTAGTGCGCGGCAGCCGGGGTATGCGCTTGAGACGGCGCTGGAGGAGACGAGGGTGCGGTTTGATGGGGAGGTTACGGATGAGCTGATCTTGGCTTATGTGCGGACTAGGGAGGGGGCGGATAAGGCTGGTGGGTATGGGTTGCAGGGGTTGGGGTCGATTTTGGTAGAGAGTATCGAGGGGAGCTGGGATAATGTGGTGGGGTTGCCGTTGAAGTCGGCTTTGAAGTTGATTGAGACGGTGGTTGAGAAggctgatgatgatgatcggCTGTCGGGTGGTCTTgaggaagaactggaagaggagagcGATTAG
- a CDS encoding succinate dehydrogenase cytochrome b small subunit (succinate dehydrogenase subunit CybS, putative): MASIARQSSLLRQSCLSAFRSPFATRNGAGVSQVVAFHASAKKQILPPLPQTIQGTMNDPAPIPTPHPSEGSYHWTFERAISAGLVPLTIAPFAAGSLNPVMDAVLCSFIVLHSHIGFQAAIIDYFPTRRVPKTATFCNWLLRAFTLTTAVGLYEFETNDVGVTEAFKRVWKA, translated from the exons ATGGCCTCAATCGCCCGCCAGTCTTCCCTCCTCCGGCAGTCCTGCCTCTCTGCTTTCCGCTCGCCATTCGCGACCAGAAATGGCGCCGGCGTGTCGCAGGTTGTGGCCTTCCATGCCTCCGCGAAGAAGCAGATCCTGCCTCCTCTGCCTC AGACCATTCAGGGAACGA TGAACGACCCTGCTCCCATCCCCACCCCTCACCCCTCGGAGGGAAGCTACCACTGGACCTTTGAAAG AGCCATCTCCGCCGGTCTTGTCCCTCTCACCATTGCCCCCTTCGCTGCTGGCTCTCTTAATCCGGTCATGGACGCAGTCCTCTGCTCTTTCATCGTTCTCCACTCCCACATTGGATTCCA GGCTGCCATCATTGACTACTTCCCCACTCGCCGTGTCCCCAAGACTGCCACATTTTGCAACTGGCTCCTGCGCGCATTCACTCTTACCACTGCCGTCGGTCTGTATGAGTTCGAGACGAACGACGTTGGTGTAACAGAGGCCTTCAAGAGGGTGTGGAAGGCATAG
- a CDS encoding putative NAD-dependent oxidoreductase (oxidoreductase, zinc-binding dehydrogenase family, putative): MSQNKALVFKKIPQGYPVPGQDIVVEPVSVDPNSPAPANGVVLQSLYTSLDPYMRGRMRPAEVKSYSPAFAMDKPIDSSSIAKVLRSNNSKYKEGDLVIGFVPIQEYIVLDEQSIVRIRPLENPLGIEDIRVFLGALGMPGLTAYSSLYEIGKPKKGETIFVSAASGAVGQLVGQLAKHEGLKVIGSVGSDDKLEYITKELNFDGGFNYKNEKPADALARLAPEGIDIYYENVGGEHLEAALDAMNNFGRVVVCGMISQYNSAPYPIKNIQYVLTKRLTMRGFIVGDAGMGDKYTKEHQENVQKWIKDGSFKALTHETVGIDNSADALLGIFHGKNKGKAVLKF; the protein is encoded by the coding sequence ATGTCCCAGAACAAGGCTCTCGTGTTCAAGAAGATCCCTCAGGGATATCCTGTCCCTGGACAGGACATTGTTGTCGAGCCCGTATCGGTCGACCCTAACTCTCCCGCTCCTGCCAATGGTGTTGTCCTGCAGTCTCTTTACACTAGCCTTGACCCCTACATGCGTGGCCGTATGCGCCCCGCTGAGGTGAAGTCCTACTCTCCTGCCTTCGCCATGGACAAACCCATCGATAGCAGCTCCATCGCCAAGGTCCTCCGCTCCAACAACTCCAAGTACAAGGAAGGCGATTTGGTCATTGGATTCGTCCCCATCCAGGAGTATATTGTCCTGGACGAACAGTCGATCGTCCGCATTCGCCCTCTCGAAAACCCCTTGGGCATTGAGGATATCCGTGTCTTCCTGGGTGCCCTTGGTATGCCCGGTCTGACCGCTTATTCATCCCTGTACGAAATCGGCAAGCCCAAGAAGGGCGAGACCATCTTCGTTTCTGCTGCCAGCGGTGCCGTCGGTCAGCTGGTCGGACAGCTCGCTAAGCATGAAGGCCTCAAGGTCATCGGCAGTGTCGGATCGGACGACAAGCTGGAATATATCACAAAGGAGCTGAACTTCGACGGTGGTTTCAACTACAAGAATGAGAAGCCCGCCGATGCGCTGGCCCGCTTGGCCCCAGAGGGTATTGATATCTATTATGAGAACGTCGGAGGTGAGCACCTGGAAGCTGCTTTGGATGCCATGAACAACTTTGGCCGTGTCGTCGTTTGCGGTATGATCTCGCAGTACAACTCGGCCCCTTACCCCATCAAGAACATCCAATACGTCTTGACTAAGCGCCTGACTATGCGTGGCTTCATTGTTGGTGATGCCGGCATGGGTGACAAGTACACTAAGGAGCACCAGGAGAACGTTCAGAAGTGGATCAAGGACGGTTCGTTCAAAGCTCTGACCCACGAGACCGTTGGCATTGACAATTCGGCCGACGCTCTACTTGGTATCTTCCACGGAAAGAACAAGGGCAAAGCTGTCCTGAAGTTCTAA
- a CDS encoding putative DEAD box RNA helicase hela, producing MLGAFRRNGVAHALRASAPRSLSARVTPQQLQWRPPVFSAVSHVPRSLFHASRVSFTAVAEAQAQNAEVDQDGRLTDFKQLADQGLVDPIIIRTINKNMGIKTMTDVQSMTIQETLQGHDVLAQAKTGTGKTLAFLLPVVQNILKDPTVKKRSYRRSGSGASSADIRAIVISPTRELAEQIATEARKIASGTGIVVQSAVGGTRKTEGLRRIQREGCHLLVGTPGRLKDILSDPESGVEAPKLSSFVLDEADRLLDDGFAPEIFDIQRLLPDPMKVDRQTLMFSATVPKEVLSMVHQTMKPDFRTVQTVKDDEVPTHFAVPQKVVTLDGFQNALPAILELAKNYQAHMANDRNARPFKAIVYFNSTMQVNLAHQVFKKLLNNPDDRRSGHPLNRMHIMELHSRLSQSRRTLTSDFFRNSRSGILFSSDVTARGLDFPDVTHVIQVGAPRARDTYIHRIGRTGRANKEGEGWLLLHPGENGWVQKKLGDLPIEKDHSLATAVTNMRQEVGDEVSPSAAESVAQVKAAMEQVPEDIREHAFKSQLGGLLSIFSRPRDMVLAMNELAVHGYYLPGPPAISPGMAQNLGVADVREANISGRRFGSPRSPRGPSRDSSRGASHFRGGRDRGGRDYREGNREERRYDSNRRGSNRWDNRDRY from the exons ATGTTGGGCGCTTTCCGCCGCAACGGCGTTGCCCATGCGCTGCGCGCTTCTGCTCCACGATCTCTTTCGGCCAGAGTGACACCCCAGCAGCTACAATGGCGTCCACCGGTCTTCTCTGCAGTCTCGCATGTGCCCCGCTCGCTTTTCCATGCATCTCGAGTCTCTTTCACTGCCGTTGCGGAAGCTCAGGCCCAGAATGCTGAGGTTGACCAGGATGGTCGTCTGACCGATTTTAAGCAGCTGGCGGATCAGGGATTGGTTGACCCCATCATTATTCGTACCATTAACAAGAACATGGGCATTAAGACGATGACGGATGTTCAGAGCATGACAATTCAAGAAACTCTGCAAGGGCACGACGT ATTGGCTCAAGCAAAGACTGGAACTGGAAAAACACttgccttcctcctccccgtAGTGCAAAACATCTTGAAGGATCCAACCGTCAAAAAACGTTCTTACAGGCGTTCAGGCTCAGGGGCCTCGTCGGCAGATATCCGTGCCATCGTTATTTCCCCAACCCGTGAACTTGCGGAGCAGATCGCTACAGAAGCGAGAAAGATAGCGTCTGGTACCGGGATTGTGGTGCAATCGGCCGTCGGTGGCACTCGTAAGACTGAAGGCCTGCGTCGGATCCAGAGAGAAGGCTGTCACTTGTTGGTTGGTACGCCTGGCCGGCTCAAGGATATTCTTTCCGATCCGGAGAGTGGGGTTGAGGCTCCTAAGTTGTCCAGCTTTGTTCTCGATGAGGCAGATCGCTTGCTAGATGATGGTTTCGCTCCTGAGATTTTCGACATCCAACGCCTACTCCCTGACCCGATGAAAGTCGACCGTCAGACGCTCATGTTCTCGGCTACTGTCCCGAAGGAAGTCTTGTCCATGGTTCACCAAACCATGAAACCCGATTTCAGAACTGTCCAAACTGTCAAGGATGATGAAGTGCCTACTCATTTCGCTGTTCCTCAGAAGGTTGTTACGCTCGATGGCTTCCAGAATGCCCTGCCCGCTATTCTCGAGCTGGCTAAGAATTATCAAGCACACATGGCTAACGACCGCAATGCTCGGCCTTTCAAGGCCATTGTTTACTTTAACTCCACCATGCAAGTGAATTTGGCCCATCAAGTCTTCAAAAAGTTGCTCAACAACCCCGATGACCGCCGGAGTGGCCATCCTTTGAACAGAATGCACATAATGGAGCTCCACTCGCGTCTGAGCCAAAGTCGGAGAACGCTTACTTCCGACTTCTTCCGGAACAGCCGTTCTGgtattcttttctcatccGACGTGACGGCGAGAGGCTTGGATTTCCCGGACGTCACTCATGTCATCCAGGTTGGAGCTCCTCGTGCCCGTGACACCTACATTCACCGTATCGGACGTACTGGGCGAGCAAACAAGGAAGGCGAGGGatggcttctcctccatcctgGAGAAAACGGTTGGGTCCAGAAAAAGTTGGGAGACCTTCCTATCGAGAAAGACCACTCGTTGGCCACGGCCGTCACGAATATGCGCCAGGAAGTGGGCGATGAGGTTTCCCCGTCCGCTGCGGAGTCTGTGGCGCAAGTCAAAGCTGCTATGGAGCAGGTCCCCGAAGACATCCGGGAACACGCATTCAAGTCTCAATTGGGCGGTCTGCTATCGATCTTCTCCCGTCCGAGAGATATGGTTCTCGCCATGAACGAGCTCGCTGTGCATGGGTATTACCTGCCTGGGCCACCAGCGATTTCCCCTGGCATGGCCCAGAACCTCGGCGTGGCCGACGTAAGGGAAGCAAATATTTCCGGGCGTCGTTTTGGCTCCCCTAGAAGCCCGCGTGGACCATCCCGTGATTCATCTCGCGGTGCCAGCCACTTCAGGGGTGGCCGTGACAGGGGTGGCCGTGACTACCGCGAAGGCAACCGCGAAGAGCGCAGATACGACTCCAACCGCCGCGGTTCTAACCGCTGGGACAACAGAGACCGCTATTGA
- a CDS encoding pirin-related protein (pirin domain protein), whose protein sequence is MTIKVPKPPSSITTHKKKEKNNLILTTQSQIHIKKEKTKKMSKLNHAKIVLRRSSERGYAEHGGWLKTHHTFSFAGYYDHRFNHFGCLRVLNEDRVAPRNGFPTHPHRDAEIFSYILSGELTHRDSMIQKGKEGAQGKEFYRMKRGDVQFTTGGSGIAHSEQNEHPSKPVHFLQIWVLPWKSSLKPQYHTQSFSDDAKRQSFVPIISPLAAGPEATPAQEEAAIPTISGTIPIHADFVMGAGILEPGKTFRWAVGGGESVVQSRRKRNVYVHLPASRKGGARVRLDGREDKVLEEGDGAFVEGVNVGDVISVESFGEGEAEVVVLDSN, encoded by the exons ATGACTATAAAAGTCCCCAAACCCCCCAGCTCAATCACAACccacaagaaaaaggagaagaacaatCTAATTCTCACCACCCAAAGCCAAATCCAcatcaaaaaggaaaagaccaagaaaatgTCCAAACTAAACCACGCAAAGATCGTCCTCCGCCGCTCCAGCGAACGCGGCTACGCCGAACACGGCGGCTGGCTAAAGACACACCACACATTCAGCTTCGCCGGCTACTACGACCACAGATTCAATCACTTCGGATGTCTGCGCGTGCTCAATGAAGACCGCGTGGCGCCACGCAATGGCTTCCCGACGCACCCGCACCGCGATGCCGAAATCTTCAGCTACATTCTTAGCGGCGAGCTTACGCACCGCGATAGCATGATTCAAAAGGGCAAGGAAGGTGCTCAGGGGAAGGAGTTTTATCGGATGAAGCGGGGGGATGTTCAGTTTACGACTGGCGGGAGTG GAATCGCCCACTCCGAACAAAACGAACACCCCAGCAAACCAGTCCACTTCCTCCAAATCTGGGTCCTACCGTGGAAATCCTCCCTCAAACCCCAATACCACACGCAGAGCTTTTCCGACGACGCAAAGCGCCAATCCTTCGTCCCCATTATCTCTCCCCTAGCTGCCGGGCCTGAGGCCACGCCTGCCCAGGAGGAGGCCGCAATCCCCACCATCTCGGGGACTATTCCCATCCATGCGGATTTCGTGATGGGGGCGGGGATTCTCGAGCCGGGGAAGACGTTCCGGTGGGCggttggtggtggagagAGTGTGGTGCAGTCGCGGCGGAAGAGGAATGTGTATGTGCATTTGCCGGCCAGTCGGAAGGGAGGGGCTAGGGTTCGGTTGGATGGGAGGGAGGATAAAGTGTTGGAGGAGGGGGATGGGGCGTTTGTAGAGGGAGTGAATGTTGGAGATGTGATTTCGGTGGAGAGttttggggagggggaggcggaggtggttGTTTTGGATAGTAATTAG